GCTCCTGCGGGTGGCCCATGACATAACGCAGTTACCCCCTCTCCAAATTTTTCTATTCCTTTTCTACTTGGGGTGTCTCGATGCGCGCACGTACTCGTTTAGGCTTTACGCTCGTAGAGTTGCTGGTGGTGATTGCAATTATTGGGGTGCTGGTGGCGCTGCTGTTGCCCGCTGTGCAAGCAGCGCGCGAAGCAGCCCGCCGGACACAGTGCCAAAACAATTTCAAGCAAATTGCGCTCGGCATGCATAACCACCACGATGTCCATTTGGCGCTACCGGCCGGGATGGGGCCAAGTGGTTGCTGCTGGGGAACCTGGCAGGTGCTGATTCTGCCGTATGTCGAGCAGACGAACGTGTTTGATAAGTACGTGAACTGGGGTGGCAACGATTCGACCAACGGTGGTACTCGCTACAGCGGCGCGCCAAACACCACGAACGTCACGAACATTCGCTTCAAGGCGTTCACATGCCCGAGCGATCAGCCGAACTCGCCGATCGGGTCGATCACGAATCACAACTACGCCGTGAACTTTGGCAACACCAGTGGCGCGCAGCATGCAACGCTCAACAGCGTGACGTTTCAGCAGGCTCCGTTTGCGGTGAGCAAAAATCTGACCGACAACAAGTTCAAGGGGTATAACCTGGCGCATATCCTCGATGGAACGAGCAACACGCTGATGGTGGGTGAAGTGCTGCAAGGACAAGGGAGCGATTTGCGTGGGTTCACCTGGTGGGGCGATGCCTGCCAGTTCACCACCTACTTGGCTCCCAACAGCCCACTTCCCGATCGGATTTACACAGCCGGTTATTGCAACAATCTGCCGCTGCGGAATTTGCCTTGCGCTGTTTCGTCGAGCTCCGATCCCTCGATGTTCGCCTCGCGCAGCCGACACCCTGGTGGTGTGCAAGTCGCACTGTGCGACGGCTCGTCGCGCTTCATTTCGCAAACGGTGGATATGAACGTTTGGCGGGCCATCAGCACCGCCCAAGGTAGCGAAGCAGTGGCTGTTCCTTAAGCTTGCTGAGCTGAGACTTCGTCTGTCGTCAATGTCATGCTGCAATCAGTAGGCTGCCATCCAGTGTGCCACTGGGCTCTGCCCAGTGAGACGTGCGAGACGCCAGTGGCACCCCAAAACAGCTGACATAGATCGATTGACGGATTACTAAGCCTGAAAATCTCCCCGCGCACGAAAAAGGGGCTCGCTGAACGATGATTCAGCGAGCCCCTTTTGTTTTTTGATTCGTGCTGTTTTCTCAGACTTCCATCAGCGTGCTTGAGCGGCTTCTTACAGCTGCTTCAGCAGTTCGATTGCTACGGGACGAGCGGTGGCTGGATTGGCTTTGATTCCCATCAAGCCTTTCTCGAGGATGTCACCCTTGGCGGCATCCTTTTCCTTCACTCGCTTAATGAGATCGGGATACGATTCAGCTTCGCTCGTGACAGGCATGCCGTTGGCGTAGTTGGTGAGAATCGCTTTGGCTTCGTTGATCGGGTCAACGACGGTCACTTGATATGTTTCGATCTCGGGAGTGCCACTTTGAGCACAGCCGACTCCGAACATTGCAGCGGCTACGAGAGCAGCTGCAAGCAATTGGCGGTTCATGTTCATTCCTGGAATGGTTCGTAGCGGAAAGGAAAACATCCGATCTCGCGCGGCGAAGCAAAACGCTTGCCGCGCGCTGGATGCTGGTGGGATAGAGCGAGCGATGCGTGCGATTAGAAGTTGGCCAGAGGCTGTCCGTCGCTACGATTGCCAACGCGCTGCCAGGTGAGCAGATCGATGGTGTTGGTGACGAAGCGGACCGAGCCATCTCCCATCACGGCATTCACACCGTTGGGGTGCATGGAGCGAGCTGGCAGCACGGCATTGCTCCAGTCGTGAGCACCACCGGGGCAGCAGTTGCCACCGGCCGAAGGAAAACGCCAGTTTGGTGGAGCGGAGGTGTTGAGGGTCGAGTGACCAGCAGCATACCAGGCCCAGTTGCCACCGTTGTTGCCACGGAAACCACCACCCGAGAGAGCCTTGGCAGCAGTGCCGATGGCGTCGAGTTCCGCTTGGGTGGGGAAGTCTTTGTTGACAACCGAGGTGAAAGGACCATCGCCACCATAGAAGATGTCGAAGGGGTAAGTAGCAGCGCCCGAGTTGACGCCGGTTCCACCGAGGAATTCCGAGGCGAGCAGGGTGTTGCTCAAACCATCGGTGGCATCGCGCATGCCACGTTCGTTTTGGTAAGCGATCAAACCGTTGAGGTTCTGACCAGCCCACACCACTTCGGTGCGGCTGCCGGTCGACCAGCCGTAGTTACAGCCAGGACCACCCCAGCCGACCGAGCGCGTGGCGCGGTGCGTGGCCGAAGGGCATTTGAAGACCTTCAGTTCGACGTTCATCGGGCCGTTGTAGTCGAAGCTCCACATCGCCGAGTCACCCACAGCGCCAGCGCCGGTCGATTGACCAGGCAGGGCGGTGGTGGGAATGCGGAACTGCTGAAAAACGGTCTGCTGTTCGATGAACGGCAGGATGAAATAGTGGGCGCTCAGCGCTTCCCAAGCGTTCGGGCCGACGAGCTGATAGTTGAACGGGAACTTGTTGTTCGTGTCGCGGAAATTGTGGATGCCGATGCCGAGCTGTTTCAGGTTGTTCGTGCACTGGGTGCGGCGAGCAGCTTCGCGTGCAGCTTGCACGGCTGGCAGCAAGAGCGCCACCAAGACGCCGATGATCGCAATCACGACCAGCAGCTCGACGAGCGTAAAACCGGCGAGCGCGCGAGTGCTCGGCCCCCGCGACTTGCGGGACATTCGGGAGAGGTTCATGGGTACACCAGGTAGATGAAGAAAGAATGAAGTGCGAATTCGCGGGCCGAATACCGGCCGCGACACACAATGGAGCCAAACTTGCAAGGGGGCTTAGCGTTGCCTTAGCCACCCGGGACGGTCTGGAAACCGGCACTCTCAATCGTATCGACGCTGGCGTGCCGATGCTACTGCGCTCACAAAGTTCTGGGCGGTTTTTTCAAGAAAACGTTTTTCATGAACGTCCATTGAGGGGTGTTTGGTTAGCCAGAAAGAGTGGTTTTGTTTTCGTAATGCTAAGTAGACGCAGCACCCTTAAGCTACCGGCTGAGAGAGCAGCGGCGAAGCCTCGTGAGAAGGGGCGTGAGCACTGATTTTGTGCTACACGGTGCACTTGCTGGGGTCATGGCTGTACTTCAGCAGCGCAGAACAGAGCCACCCAGGGTAGGGGCCGGCTCCACCGGCCGAGAATCGATTAGGGCCGGTCGAGGATCGAGTAGAGCCGGTTCTACCGGCCGGAAATCTACCTCGGCCCGGCAGCTGGAGCGGCTGCCGGACCGTAAATACTATCGCTGTGGTGGCGATTAATAGCGGATGATGTAGTCGAGCGTCAGGCGGTTCTGCAGCACGCCGCGCTCGTCGGTCAGGGGGACTTCGAAAGCGACACCGATCTCGCGCAGATCGGAGGGGCGATATTTCAGCCCGAGTGCCCCGGTCACAATGTCGGTGCCAGCCACGCCGGTCGAGCCAAAGTTAAACAGGTCGGTCCCTTGGATACCATCGAAAGCGGCGTTTCCGCCATCCTTCATCCAGTGGTACCAGTTTCCTTCAGCAAAGGCATAGAACCGCGAGTTGCCGATCGGCTGATCGACGTGAGCCGACCAGTAGAAGATCTGGTTTTCGTCGACCGTGTCGGTGGGGAGGCGAAAGCCGGCGGTCGTGATCAAGTGATTGCAGTTGCCGAACTCGGCACCGTAGGAAGCAAACAGGTTGAATTCGCCCGAGCCGTTTCCTTGCAGCGCTTGGGGGCTGCCGATCGGCAGTTCGAACGTCACACCGGCGCTCAGAATCCGCTGGCACTCCACATCTTTCCAAAGGTTGTATTTCAGACCGAGCGCGACATCGGCCCAACCGTCGTCGAGCGGGGCGATACCGGTCGGGAAGATATAGCCATCTTTGGTGGCGATCAGCGACAGGTCTTCCGTCAGCGCGGCTCGCAGCTGCACCGCCAGCACTTGCAACTTGCTCGCCGGGATTGCTCCGCCAGCGAGATCAGGAATTTGGTGATCGATGAAGATGAAGCGGGCCTCGGTGAGGGTCCGCGGGTCCTCGAAAAAGACCGGGTTGGTCATCGGGCTAATGAAGTTGGCCCAGCGCGTGTCGGTGGGAGCGATGAACCCGAGCAGCAGATCTTTCGAACAGCAGTCGCAACATTCGTCGCACGCCGGGGGGGCATAGGCAGGAGCAGGGCTCTCCTCTACGGCCGGGTTATAAACCCATTCTTCGGCCATCGCGGAACTACTGAGTAAAAGAGCGAGCAAACTTCCTGCGAGCGAAAACTTCCAACGCTTAGTCATGGGTGAATCCTTCCATCCGATTGCCTGACCTGTATCCCTACGCGCAAAAAATCTGGCTACAGCAGGCCAGTTGGTGGGCGTATCGACGGTGCTCGATGTGTGCGATGAATCAAATAGCCGCGCGCCGCTAAAGTCCCTTCAATGCATGCGGAAGGAACCTTAATCCCCGATGAACTGAGCGGTTTCGCGCACGAAAACCCCTCGCGAGAACTGATCGCACATCGAGACAAAATGACGCATATCGGCAATGGAAGATCGCCCCAGTCCGCTGCTGATCACCAAGCATCGCCGCGCGACTGTCGGCTGTAACGACCTGCGTCTGGCTGCTGCATCCGCAGCGCATCACCTTGGCGGGAATCTTTATCGAGCAACCTTTCTTTATGCCCACCCAAGAGGGCGCGATAAGCGTGTGTACCTACAAAAAAAGAGCTTCCCGGCGGCAGGGCCGGGAAGCTCCAAGTGTGTCAGCAACTCAAAGATCGCCGACGACTATCCTTCAAAAAGAATCAGCACCAAGCAGCTTGTTACGGGGCCAGTCGGTCGGCTGGATCGAGGTCGAAACGATCGAGGTTCATCACCTTGGTCCAGACCGCGACAAAGTCATTCACGAACTTCTCTTTCGAATCGTCGCTGGCGTAGACCTCGGAAATCGCTCGCAGCTGCGAGTTCGAACCGAACACCAGATCGACCGACGAAGCAGTCCACTTCACTTCGCCCGACTTGGCATCGCGACCTTCAAAGAAATGCTCGCACACCGGCGACTTCTGCCACGTGGTGTGCATGTCGAGCAAGTTCACGAAGAAGTCGTTGGTTAGCATCTCGGGACGCTTGGTAAACAGCCCCAGGTTGGGTATCCCCGAGTTGGTGTTGAGCACACGCATACCACCCACCAGCACGGTCATCTCGGGGGCCGTGAGGGTGAGCAGATGAGCCCGGTCGACGAGCAACTCTTCCGCTGGGCGATCGAGTTCGTGGCTAAAGTAGTTGCGGAACCCATCCGCTTTCGGCTCGAGAACCGCGAACGATTCGACGTCGGTCATTTCCTGCGTCGCATCGGTGCGGCCCGGTGTAAACGGAACCTTGACATCGTGCCCCGCGTTCTTGGCGGCCTGTTCGATCGCAGCACAGCCACCGAGCACAATCAGATCGGCGAGCGAAACCTTCTTCTTGCCTGTTTGAGCGCCGTTGAACTCCTTTTGGATCGCTTCGAGTTTCTCGAGCACTTTGGCGAGCTTCGCAGGCTCGTTCACCGCCCAATCCTTCTGCGGCGCGAGGCGAATGCGTGCGCCGTTGGCACCGCCACGCTTATCGCTCCCACGGAACGTTGCAGCCGAAGCCCAAGCGGTCGAAACGAGCTGCGAGATCGAAAGATCAGCCGTCAGAATCTTGCTCTTGAGCGCGGCGATATCCTCGGCGCTCACCAGCTGGTGATCGACAGCAGGGACCGGGTCTTGCCACAGCTGAGCCTCGGGAACACTTGCGCCGAGCAAACGCGAAACAGGTCCCATGTCGCGATGCGTCAGCTTGTACCAAGCCTTCGCGAAAGCGAGTTTGAATTCTTCAGGCTTCTCGTGAAACCGCTTCGAAATCTTTTCGTAAGCAGGGTCCATTCGAAGCGCCATATCGGTGGTGAACATCATCGGCGCGTGCGATTTGCTGGCGTCGTGAGCATCGGGGACCGTCCCCTTGGCGGAGACTTCTTTCGGGGTCCACTGCCAGGCACCGGCAGGGCTCTTCACAAGTTCCCACTCGTAGCCAAACAGGTTGTCGAAGTAGCCGTTCGACCACTGTGTGGGGGTCGTGGTCCAAGCCCCTTCGAGGCCACTGGTGATGGTGTCGCCCCCTTTACCTTTGCCGAACTTATTCTTCCAGCCGAGTCCTTGTTCTTCGATGGGAGCAGCTTCGGGCTCAGGGCCGACGTTCGACGCCGGACCAGCGCCGTGCGCTTTGCCAAACGTATGTCCCCCCGCGATGAGCGCAACAGTTTCTTCATCGTTCATCGCCATCCGGCCAAACGTTTCGCGAATGTCGCGAGCGGCTGCCAGGGGATCGGGCTTGCCATTGGGGCCTTCGGGATTGACGTAGATCAAGCCCATCTGCACAGCTGCAAGTGGCTTTTCGAGCGAGCGATCGCCGCTGTAACGCTTATCTCCCAGCCACTCGCTTTCAGGTCCCCAGTAGATATCCTCTTGGGGTTCCCACACATCTTCGCGTCCCCCTGCAAAGCCGAACGTTTGGCCCCCCATCGATTCGATGGCGCAGTTGCCAGTCAGGACCATCAAATCGGCCCACGAAATCTTGTTGCCATACTTCTGCTTGATCGGCCAGAGGAGACGGCGAGCCTTGTCGAGGTTGGCGTTATCGGGCCAGCTGTTGAGTGGCGCAAAACGCTGTGTGCCGTAGCTTGCCCCTCCGCGACCATCGGTCACGCGATAGGTTCCCGCGCTGTGCCACGCCATTCGAATGAACAGGGGACCGTAATGGCCATAGTCGGCTGGCCACCACTCCTGCGACGTCGTCATCAGCTCTTTGATATCCTTTTTGAGCGCTTCGATATCGAGCTTCTTAAACTCCTCGGCGTAGTTGAAGTCCTGCCCCATCGGATTGCTCTTGGCAGAGTTCTGATGGAGGATTTGCAGGTTCAGCTCGTTGGGCCACCAGTCGCGGTTGGCCATCGCGCCGGCAGCTGTGTGCCGCGCTTCAGCTGGATTGACCGGGCCCATGACGGGGCACTTCGCGGCGGCGTCCATTGGTTTGTCTCCGGTGGGCTGTGTCGCGGCAGGAGCAGCAGCGACAGGCTGAGCGGCGACCGGTTTACTAGCGACCGGCTCAGCCGCGGCTGTCGAACGGTTTTCGGCCTGGGGTTTGCCGGTGTCGACCGCAAACGAGGCACTCGGGGGTGCAAAACATCCCGCCATCGAGATGAGCACCGCTGCCGCAATGCAGCAGCCAAGATTTCTTAAAACCATCGTTCTTTTTCCTTCGAGGAGAGTGGAACTGCACGGATGCAGACGAGGATTGCTCGTGGGAATGCTGGCCGCTCGAGGCGGAGGATCAGCGTTTTCAGGCCCGTTGTTTCATGCAGTATTGTAGCCTGCCGTCGATATATCCAATGCATTTTGCTAATATGTGCTATGCATACAATGCATCGATACTTGTGAGGGATTTATGGAACTGGATCAGTTGCGCTACTTCCTGAAGGTCGCCCAGCGGGGCAATTTCACCCGCGCCGCCGAAGAGCTGATGATTTCGCAGCCCGCCCTCAGCCGATCGATTCAGAAGCTGGAAGAAGAACTCGGACAGCCTGTGTTTGAGCGAAAAACCCGTTCGGTGCTACTCACCGACGCCGGAACGCTGCTGCAAGCCCGTTCGCAACAAGTCCTCACCATCCTGGAGGACACCAAGTCGGAAATCACCGACGACGGACAATGTGGGCGGGTGCGGGTAGGCGCCATCCCCACCATTGCTCCCTATTTTCTACCCGAAGTTTTGCAGCGTTTCTCTGCTAAGTTTCCCAAAGCGAACCTCATCGTTCAAGAGAATACGACCGACGTTCTCATCAAAAGCTGCCGCCAAGGAGAGATCGATTTGGCGATCTTGGTCCTTCCTGTTCCGGCCAAGTACCTCGAAGTCGAAGAGCTGTTTGAAGAAGAGCTGCTGCTCGTTCTCCCCCCGCATCACGCGCTGGTGGAGAAAGACAAAATCCGTGTTGCCGATGTCGAGCCGTTTCCCTTCGTGCTGCTCGACGAAGCGCATTGCCTGTCGGACAACATCGTCTCGTTCTGCCGTCAGCGATCGTTTCAGCCGGTGGTGGTCGAACGCACGAGCCAACTCACCATGGTGCAAGAGCTTGTTTCCCTCGCGCACGGCATCTCGCTCATCCCCGCGATGGCCCGGCAATGCGACCAAAGCCAGCGTCGCGTCTATCGTTCGTTCACCGGACGCAAACCGACGCGCACCGTCGCCGTCGCCTGGAACCCCTACCGTTTCCAAAGTCGGCTGCTCGTCGCTTTTCGCGAATGCCTGCGCCGCTGAGCCCCGGTTTCTCTCAAAAATCTCGCGTCGCTGTCGATCTCGGCCACAGCCGTTCGACTACCGCATGACACGCTGCACGGGGCAGCTTCGCACACCTTCCGCGAATCGCACTTCACCGAGGAATCGCCATGAAATTCGTCTGTTTAGGTTTTATCGACGAGAACAAGTTCGCCGCGCTGCCACAGCCAGAGATCGAGCGTCTGATGCAGG
This window of the Pirellula staleyi DSM 6068 genome carries:
- a CDS encoding DUF1559 domain-containing protein, whose protein sequence is MRARTRLGFTLVELLVVIAIIGVLVALLLPAVQAAREAARRTQCQNNFKQIALGMHNHHDVHLALPAGMGPSGCCWGTWQVLILPYVEQTNVFDKYVNWGGNDSTNGGTRYSGAPNTTNVTNIRFKAFTCPSDQPNSPIGSITNHNYAVNFGNTSGAQHATLNSVTFQQAPFAVSKNLTDNKFKGYNLAHILDGTSNTLMVGEVLQGQGSDLRGFTWWGDACQFTTYLAPNSPLPDRIYTAGYCNNLPLRNLPCAVSSSSDPSMFASRSRHPGGVQVALCDGSSRFISQTVDMNVWRAISTAQGSEAVAVP
- a CDS encoding DUF1559 domain-containing protein, whose protein sequence is MNLSRMSRKSRGPSTRALAGFTLVELLVVIAIIGVLVALLLPAVQAAREAARRTQCTNNLKQLGIGIHNFRDTNNKFPFNYQLVGPNAWEALSAHYFILPFIEQQTVFQQFRIPTTALPGQSTGAGAVGDSAMWSFDYNGPMNVELKVFKCPSATHRATRSVGWGGPGCNYGWSTGSRTEVVWAGQNLNGLIAYQNERGMRDATDGLSNTLLASEFLGGTGVNSGAATYPFDIFYGGDGPFTSVVNKDFPTQAELDAIGTAAKALSGGGFRGNNGGNWAWYAAGHSTLNTSAPPNWRFPSAGGNCCPGGAHDWSNAVLPARSMHPNGVNAVMGDGSVRFVTNTIDLLTWQRVGNRSDGQPLANF
- the katG gene encoding catalase/peroxidase HPI, coding for MGPVNPAEARHTAAGAMANRDWWPNELNLQILHQNSAKSNPMGQDFNYAEEFKKLDIEALKKDIKELMTTSQEWWPADYGHYGPLFIRMAWHSAGTYRVTDGRGGASYGTQRFAPLNSWPDNANLDKARRLLWPIKQKYGNKISWADLMVLTGNCAIESMGGQTFGFAGGREDVWEPQEDIYWGPESEWLGDKRYSGDRSLEKPLAAVQMGLIYVNPEGPNGKPDPLAAARDIRETFGRMAMNDEETVALIAGGHTFGKAHGAGPASNVGPEPEAAPIEEQGLGWKNKFGKGKGGDTITSGLEGAWTTTPTQWSNGYFDNLFGYEWELVKSPAGAWQWTPKEVSAKGTVPDAHDASKSHAPMMFTTDMALRMDPAYEKISKRFHEKPEEFKLAFAKAWYKLTHRDMGPVSRLLGASVPEAQLWQDPVPAVDHQLVSAEDIAALKSKILTADLSISQLVSTAWASAATFRGSDKRGGANGARIRLAPQKDWAVNEPAKLAKVLEKLEAIQKEFNGAQTGKKKVSLADLIVLGGCAAIEQAAKNAGHDVKVPFTPGRTDATQEMTDVESFAVLEPKADGFRNYFSHELDRPAEELLVDRAHLLTLTAPEMTVLVGGMRVLNTNSGIPNLGLFTKRPEMLTNDFFVNLLDMHTTWQKSPVCEHFFEGRDAKSGEVKWTASSVDLVFGSNSQLRAISEVYASDDSKEKFVNDFVAVWTKVMNLDRFDLDPADRLAP
- a CDS encoding LysR family transcriptional regulator, with the translated sequence MELDQLRYFLKVAQRGNFTRAAEELMISQPALSRSIQKLEEELGQPVFERKTRSVLLTDAGTLLQARSQQVLTILEDTKSEITDDGQCGRVRVGAIPTIAPYFLPEVLQRFSAKFPKANLIVQENTTDVLIKSCRQGEIDLAILVLPVPAKYLEVEELFEEELLLVLPPHHALVEKDKIRVADVEPFPFVLLDEAHCLSDNIVSFCRQRSFQPVVVERTSQLTMVQELVSLAHGISLIPAMARQCDQSQRRVYRSFTGRKPTRTVAVAWNPYRFQSRLLVAFRECLRR